From Jiangella mangrovi:
GGGGGGAAAGCACCACGCAAGCAGCCCGGCCGCGACGGCCGGAACCCACTTGAGCAGCTCTTGAGCTAGCTGGTCAGGGCTTCCTTTCTCGGTAGTGACGCAGCGCTCCCGGATGCAGCTCGACCGGCCCTGTGTAGATCGCCCGGCGGCCGTTCAGCTGGGCAGCGGCCGCCACCCCCTCGGCGATCGCGGCCCGCCGGTCGAACAGGATCCCGGTGACCTCCGCGATGACGGCCTCGTCCGCCTCCGCGCTGGTCACCAGGAAGTTGGGGACGGCCATGGTCACGACGGGCTCGGCCAGGCCGTACGCGCCGGCGGGCACGACGGCCTGCCGGTAGACGCCGCCGTGGGCGCGGCTGACCTCGTCGATCACCGGTCGCAGCTCCACCAGCCGGATCGGCACCGCCGCGGCCAGCTCCGCCACGCCCGGTGTCGGCAGGCCGCCGGACCAGAAGAACGCGTCGAGCCGGCCCTCGCGCAGGGCGGCGATGGACGCGTCGATGCCCAGCGGGTCGAGCAGCAGCTCGCCCTCGGCGACGCCGGCCGCGGCGAGCAGCCGCCGGGCGATGACCTCGGTGCCGGAGCCGACCGCGCCGAGCGACACCCGGCGGCCGCGCAGGTCGCCCAGCTCGGTGACGTCGGACGCGGCCGGGACGACCACGTGGACGAGGTCGTCGTAGAGGCGCGCGACCGACCGGATCGGCAGCGGCCCGTCGAACGGCGCCCGGCCGGCGACGGCGTCGGCCGCGGCATCGGCGGCGGTGAAGCCGAGCAGCGCCTCGCCGGTGGCCACCAGCCCGAGGTTCTCGACCGACCCTGCGGTCTCGGCGACGCTCGCGCCGACGCCGAGCCGCTCGGCCAGCTCGCCGGCCAGCCGGTCGCCGTAGCTGTAGTAGACGCCGGTGGTGCCGCCGCCGGCCACCACGATCGGCGCGGCCGCCGCCGCGGGCTCCGGCCCGCCGCCCACACAGCCGCCGGTGGTCGCGACCACCGCCGTCAAGGCCGCGGCAGCCAGCACGGCCCGCACGCGTCTCATGCGCCCGGCGCCTCTCGCGGGACCCACAGCGTGACTGCGAGCCCGCCGCCGTCGGCCGCGGCCACCTCGAGGCGCCCGCCGCAGGAGCCGAGGAACTCGGTGGCGATGGCCAGCCCGAGTCCGGCACCGCGGACGTTCTGGTGCCGTGGGCTGCGCCAGAACCGGTCGGCCACGTGCTCGATCTCCTCCGGGTCGAGGCCGGGCCCGCGGTCGCGGACGGTGACGCGGGCGTGGTCGCCGGCCGGCTCCACCCGCACGTCGACGGCGCTGCCGGCGGGGGCGAACTTCAGGGCGTTGTCGACGACGGCGTCCAGCGC
This genomic window contains:
- a CDS encoding TAXI family TRAP transporter solute-binding subunit codes for the protein MRRVRAVLAAAALTAVVATTGGCVGGGPEPAAAAAPIVVAGGGTTGVYYSYGDRLAGELAERLGVGASVAETAGSVENLGLVATGEALLGFTAADAAADAVAGRAPFDGPLPIRSVARLYDDLVHVVVPAASDVTELGDLRGRRVSLGAVGSGTEVIARRLLAAAGVAEGELLLDPLGIDASIAALREGRLDAFFWSGGLPTPGVAELAAAVPIRLVELRPVIDEVSRAHGGVYRQAVVPAGAYGLAEPVVTMAVPNFLVTSAEADEAVIAEVTGILFDRRAAIAEGVAAAAQLNGRRAIYTGPVELHPGALRHYRERKP